One window of the Anopheles cruzii chromosome 2, idAnoCruzAS_RS32_06, whole genome shotgun sequence genome contains the following:
- the LOC128278634 gene encoding mantle protein-like: MKAFVVFSMALALASAAAVDSSKKEKRGLWELGSGHQGSYETYGYEHQIDHGHYGHDYGHKEVKQTVITKKVPVPYPVEVEKHFPVEVKVPYPVEVEKKVPVVVEKKVPVYVERKVPVHVDRPYPVEVKVPVEVPVYQKEYVEVPKPYAVHVEKPYPVYVKHPVYVEKPVPFTVLIKKEHKKSFWG; encoded by the exons ATGAAG GCGTTTGTTGTGTTCTCAATGGCTTTGGCCCTAGCCAGTGCGGCGGCAGTCGACAGTTCCAAGAAGGAAAAGCGCGGACTCTGGGAGCTGGGATCGGGTCATCAGGGATCATACGAAACCTACGGCTACGAACATCAAATCGACCATGGCCATTATGGACACGACTACGGGCACAAGGAAGTGAAACAGACAGTTATCACGAAGAAGGTCCCCGTCCCGTATCCTGTTGAGGTTGAAAAGCACTTCCCGGTGGAGGTGAAGGTCCCATACCCAGTTGAGGTTGAAAAGAAGGTCCCGGTCGTTGTGGAGAAGAAGGTTCCCGTGTACGTCGAACGGAAGGTCCCAGTCCACGTGGATCGTCCCTATCCGGTGGAGGTGAAAGTTCCAGTGGAAGTTCCCGTGTACCAGAAGGAGTACGTCGAGGTCCCGAAACCATACGCAGTTCATGTCGAGAAGCCGTACCCAGTTTACGTGAAACATCCAGTCTACGTCGAGAAACCCGTTCCATTCACGGTACTTATCAAGAAGGAGCACAAGAAATCCTTCTGGGGATAA
- the LOC128267295 gene encoding cytadherence high molecular weight protein 3-like yields the protein MKAFIVFSMALASAAAVDSSKKEKRGLWEQESYESHGYDHQLDQGYYGGDYTHKEVKQVVTKKVPVPYPVEVEKHVPVEVKVPYPVEVEKKVPFVVEKRVPVYIEKEVPVHVDRPYPVEVKVPVKVPVYKKEYVEVPKPYAVHVEKPYPVYVKQPVYIEKQVPVTVHIKEHHKKSFWG from the exons ATGAAG GCGTTCATTGTATTCTCAATGGCCCTGGCCAGCGCGGCGGCAGTCGACAGTTCCAAGAAGGAAAAGCGTGGACTCTGGGAGCAGGAGTCCTACGAATCGCACGGCTATGATCATCAACTGGATCAAGGATACTACGGAGGCGACTACACTCACAAGGAAGTCAAACAAGTTGTCACGAAGAAGGTCCCAGTCCCGTATCCTGTTGAGGTTGAAAAGCACGTCCCGGTGGAGGTGAAGGTCCCATACCCAGTTGAGGTTGAAAAGAAGGTCCCGTTCGTTGTTGAGAAAAGGGTTCCAGTGTACATTGAAAAGGAGGTCCCAGTTCACGTGGATCGTCCGTATCCAGTCGAAGTGAAGGTCCCAGTGAAAGTCCCGGTTTACAAGAAGGAATACGTCGAGGTCCCGAAGCCGTACGCAGTTCATGTCGAGAAGCCTTACCCAGTTTACGTGAAACAGCCGGTCTACATTGAAAAGCAGGTCCCAGTGACAGTGCACATCAAGGAACACCACAAGAAATCGTTCTGGGGCTAA